The window TTAAAGTGTTAGGATTTGGTTCAGGAAAGCAGAAAGTTACATTAACAACTACTAAACCTTTCAATGAAGTACGATTAAAAATTACCCAGACAGTAGGATTTAATTTAGGAGCTTTAAAAGTATATTATGCTTTTGAAGAACCCGTTTCTTGCGAATGTGATGATAAAATCCAGACAAGTGGTTCTGCTGTTCCCGGAAATTTGGTAACCGGAACTTCGTGGACATCAGGTCCGGGATTCCTTGGTCTTATTTTGGCGAAGATGAGCAATCCGGAAGCGATTGTTGATAATAACCCGTCTAATTATGCAACGGCTACAGTTCCGGCAGCATCCTTTCTTAGTATTTTTTCAGCATTTGCAACGGTAAGCAGTGCGAGTGTGCTTCCTGTCAATACGATGGCTGGGTTTACTGTAGAAAAAGCAGGAAATCTTCTCGGAGTAAGTGTTCTGGAAAATATTACTGTAACATTATACAATGGAAATACCCTGACAGATACCTTTACAAGTTCAGGCAGTCTTATCAGCGGTAACTTCTTCACAACGAATTCAAATAAATTCTATGTAGGAGGAAAAGCTACAAAGCCTTTCAATCGTATTAAAATTACATTCAACAGTGGAACTGCCGTTCGTATTCCTCAAAATTATTATATCTATAACGCTTTTGCGAGCAGAGATGATGATAACGATGGTGTTCCGAACTGCTTCGACCGCTGCCCTGGAGGTGATGACAGTATAGATAATAACGGAAACGGAATTCCTGACTGTGCAGAAGGCTGTACAGAAGTGAATGACAAATCTCCTGCACTGGATACAGACGGAGACGGTATTGTGGATGCTTGTGATCTGGATTCTGACAACGACGGTATTCTTGATGTTGTGGAAGATTTTGATAAAAATGGCAAGTTTCAGGATGATGATAATGAAGGAGATATTCTGTTAACGCCGGTATTGGGAGATTCAGTTCCGAATTATCTGGACCTTGATTCTGATAACGATGGTATATTAGATCTGTTTGAGTCTGGGATCCCTGTATCAGTAATCAATCAGATTGATGCAGATCACAATGGAGTTATTGACACTAATGTTCCGGTAGGTAAAAACGGTATCGCTGATATTCTGGAAACTTCACCAGACTCAGGAGTATTGAAATATGCAATTAAAAATACAGATGGAGATGATAAACCTGACTTCCTGGATATTACTTCCAATGGTTCAGATCTTGACCTTTATAAGATTGGAAAAGAAAATCTCGATACATTAGGAGGTGGGTTCATCTCTACGATTAATGATAAAGACAAAGATGGTATTCAGGCTGTTGTAGATACAGACCTTGTGAAAAGAGGTTCACCGGATTCACCACTTTCACCTTATGCTTCATTGCTGAAAAATGCTTCCAAAACTGCTGCGAAAATCACAGCTACGGAAATTGCAGATGCCGCAAATGATGTAAAAATATATCCAAACCCTGTAAAAGCAGGAGAAAATCTTAGAATCACATCTGTAGAAGAAGGAGTGTATACGCTGTTCTCTGCACAAGGACAGGTAATTAAGACAGATAAACTGAATGCCAATACCGGTATTGATACGTCTTCACTTCCTACAGGGGTTTATATCATTAAAATAGAAACCAAATCAAAAATAAAATCTTATAAGGTTATTGTGAAATAGCCATAAGATTAGCTTGTGTTGTAGAGGGGTTGCTCATATTTGGGCAGCCTCTCTTGTTTTAAGAGTCTAGAAATGAGAGGATTTATTTGTTATTGTGGATAATTTTTTGTATATTTGCCCCTCTTTTGGCGCGAAAAATTGTTTGTAAATTTATAAAATACTGAAAATCAACTCTTTCATTGTGAAAACGTGAGAGGGATTTCGTATATGTAGATATTGCGGTAATGCTGCCTCAAAAGTAATAAAAATATTTTGCATTACACTGTGAAAAGATATACCAGTGTTGCAGTTAGAAAGAGCCAAGTGCATAGTTGAAAGAGTTCTAAGGTCTTCTGTGAGCGCCAAAAACACTTTTACCTTTTACTTTTACCTTGTTTCTTGTTCTTTTCTGATATTTTTTAATGAATCAAAATATTTTTTAACCCTTTCTTAAAAGTTTTATGAGTAAAACAAAATCAACAACTCAAGGAAATCCGAGAATTAATTTCTCATCAGCGAAAGGAAAAATTATCACTCCGGACTTTTTGGATATCCAAATTGAGTCTTTCAGAGAATTTTTCCAGCTTGATACACTTCCTGAAGCCAGAAAGACAGAAGCTCTTTACAAGACTTTCCAAGAGAATTTCCCAATTACGGATTCAAGAAACCAATTCGTATTAGAATTCCTAGACTATCTGGTAGATTCTCCACGTTATTCAATCGATGAGTGTGTGGAAAGAGGACTTACTTATTCAGTTCCTCTAAAAGCTAGACTTAAATTGTATTGTACTGACCCGGAACACGAAGATTTCCAAACTGTGGTTCAGGACGTATATTTAGGTCCGGTTCCTTATATGACGCCAAGTGGTTCTTTCATCATCAACGGTGCTGAGAGAGTTATCGTTACGCAGCTTCACCGTTCACCTGGTGTATTCTTCGGACAGACTTACCACGCGAACGGGACCAAATTATATTATTCAAGAATTATTCCTTTCAAAGGATCTTGGATGGAATTTACAACGGATATCAACAGCGTAATGTACGCGTATATCGACCGTAAGAAAAAATTACCATTAACAACTTTATTAAGAGCTATCGGGTACGAATCTGATAAGGATATCCTTCAGATCTTCGACCTTGCTGAAGAAGTGAAAGTTTCTAAAGCTGCCCTTAAAAAAGTAGAAGGGAGAACATTGGCTGCGAGAGTATTGAACACTTGGTTCGAAGATTTCGTAGACGAAGATACAGGTGAAGTAGTTTCTATCGAAAGAAACGAGATCATCTTGGATAGAGAAACAATCCTTGAAAAAGAACACTTAGATCTTATCCTGGATGCTGGTGTGAAATCAATCCTGATTCACAAAGAAAACAGCAACGAATTCTCTATTATCCAGAATACATTACAAAAAGACCCTACCAACTCTGAAAAAGAAGCAGTAGAGTATATTTATCGTCAGTTAAGAAATGCAGATCCACCAGATGAGGAAACTGCAAGAGGAATCATTGAAAAATTATTCTTCTCTGAGCAGAGATACTCTTTAGGTGAAGTAGGACGTTACAGATTGAACAAAAAGTTAGGTCTTAACATTCCTACAACAACTGAGGTTCTTACAAAAGAAGATATCATTGCTATCGTAAGACACTTAATCGAACTTGTAAACTCTAAAGCTGAGGTTGATGATATTGACCACTTATCAAACAGAAGAATTAAAACTGTTGGTGAGCAATTAGCAGGGCAGTTCGGTGTAGGTCTTTCAAGAATTGCAAGAACAATCAAGGAAAGAATGAACGTTAGAGATAACGAAATCTTTACTCCGCTTGACCTTGTAAATGCTAAGACATTAACATCTGTAATTAACTCATTCTTCGGTACCAACCAGCTTTCTCAGTTCATGGACCAGACCAACCCGTTATCAGAGATCACTCACAAGAGAAGATTATCTGCACTAGGGCCTGGTGGTTTATCAAGAGAAAGAGCAGGTTTCGAGGTTCGTGACGTTCACCATACTCACTACGGAAGAATTTGTCCGATTGAAACTCCGGAAGGACCAAACATCGGTTTGATTTCATCTCTGGGAATCTATGCGAAAATCAACAATCTTGGTTTCATCGAAACTCCATATAGAAAAGTAGAAGGTGGTAAGATTGATCTTAACGCTGATCCTATTTACTTAAATGCAGAAGATGAAGAAGATAAGGTAATTGCTCAGGCAAACGTTGAATTGAGTGATAACGGAGACTTCTTAACAGACAGAATTATTGCAAGATTGGATGGTGACTATCCGGTAGTGGAGCCTGCTCAGGTTAACCTTATCGATGTAGCTCCAAACCAGATCTCAGGTATTTCCGCTTCATTGATTCCTTTCTTGGAACATGATGATGCGAACCGTGCATTGATGGGATCTAACATGATGCGTCAGGCCGTTCCTCTATTGAAGCCACAGGCTCCAATCGTTGGTACAGGGCTTGAGCAGCAAGTTGCAAGAGATTCAAGAATCTTAATTAACGCTGAAGGTACAGGTACTGTAGAGTACGTAGATGCTGACAAAATCGTTATTAAATATGAAAGAAGCGAAGACGAAGATTTAGTACAATTCGAGTCTGCTACTAAAACATACAAACTTACTAAGTTCAGAAAAACCAACCAGAGTACAACCATTACCCTAAGACCAAACGTAAGAGTAGGTGATGTAGTGGAAAAAGGACAAGTACTTTGCGACGGTTATGCTACTGAAAAAGGAGAATTAGCTCTTGGTAGAAACTTAGTAGTAGCGTTCATGCCTTGGAAAGGATACAACTTTGAGGATGCAATCGTAATCAATGAAAAAGTTGTACGTGAAGACTGGTTTACTTCAATCCACGTAGATGAGTATTCTCTTGAAGTTCGTGATACCAAATTAGGTATGGAAGAGCTTACAGCAGATATTCCAAACGTATCTGAAGAAGCTACCAAAGATCTTGATGAGAACGGTATGATCAGAATCGGTGCTGAAGTGAAGCCTGGAGATATCATGATTGGTAAAATTACTCCAAAAGGTGAATCTGACCCGACTCCTGAAGAAAAACTTCTTAGAGCAATCTTCGGTGATAAAGCTGGTGATGTAAAAGATGCATCATTAAAAGCTGACTCTTCATTAAGAGGAGTTGTTATCAACAAGAAATTGTTCTCTAGAAACATTAAAGACAAAAAGAAAAGAACTGAAGAAAAACTTAGACTTGAAGAAATTGAAAACACTTACAAGGCTAAATTTGATGAGTTGAGAAATACTTTAATTGAAAAATTAAATACACTGGTAAGCGGTAAAACTTCTCAAGGGGTACAAAATGACCTTGACGAAGAAATCATCGGTAAAGGTGTGAAATTTACTCACAAATTATTGACTTCAGTTGAAGATTATGTAAATGTTAGTGGTGCAGACTGGACAGTAGACGCTGATAAGAATGAATTGATCAAACAATTAATTCACAATTACAAAATCAAATATAACGACATCCAAGGAGTTAAAAACCGTGAGAAATTTGCTATTTCAATCGGAGATGAGCTTCCAGCAGGGATTATGAAGTTGGCTAAAGTTTACATCGCTAAGAAACGTAAACTGAATGTAGGAGATAAGATGGCAGGACGTCACGGTAACAAAGGTATCGTTTCAAGAATCGTTCGTGAAGAAGATATGCCGTTCTTAGAGGATGGAACACCAGTAGATATCGTATTGAATCCACTAGGGGTACCTTCTCGTATGAACATCGGTCAGATCTATGAAACAGTTCTTGGATGGGCTGGTCAGAAGCTGGGAATGAAGTTCGCTACACCAATCTTTGACGGAGCAACTCTTGATCAGATTACTGAATATACAGAGAAAGCAGGTCTTCCTAAATTCGGTCACACTCACCTTTATGATGGTGGTACCGGAGAAAGATTTACTCAGGCTGCGACAGTAGGTATCATTTACATGTTGAAACTAGGACACATGGTTGATGATAAGATGCACGCACGTTCTATCGGACCTTACTCATTGATTACTCAGCAGCCGTTAGGAGGTAAAGCTCAGTTCGGAGGTCAGAGATTCGGAGAGATGGAGGTTTGGGCACTTGAAGCATTCGGTGCATCCAATATCTTGAGAGAAATCTTGACTGTGAAGTCGGATGACGTGATTGGTAGAGCAAAAACTTATGAAGCAATTGCAAAAGGTGAATCTATGCCTGAACCAGGTATTCCGGAATCATTCAACGTATTACTTCACGAGCTGCAAGGTCTTGGATTAGACGTAAGACTAGAGGAATAATTTTAAATTTTAAATTATAAATGTTGAATGGCAACATTCAGAAATTAATCTAAAATCTAAAATCTAAAATTTAAAATCTAACAAATGTCAAATAAAAATAAAACAAGTAGATTTAATAAAATAACCATCGGTTTAGCTTCACCGGAGTCTATTTTACAGGACTCAAGAGGGGAGGTTTTAAAACCGGAAACTATTAACTACAGAACTCACAAACCTGAAAGAGACGGATTATTCTGTGAGAAAATCTTTGGTCCTGTAAAAGATTACGAATGTGCTTGTGGTAAATACAAGAGAATTCGTTACAAAGGGATTGTTTGTGACCGTTGTGGTGTAGAAGTTACTGAGAAAAAAGTAAGAAGAGAAAGAATCGGTCATATCGGATTGGTTGTTCCTATTGCTCACATCTGGTACTTCCGTTCATTGCCAAACAAAATCGGATACCTTTTAGGAATCCCTTCTAAGAAATTAGATATGATCATCTACTACGAAAGATATGTAGTGATTCAGCAGGGTATTGCTAAAAAATTAGATGGGTCCGATTTCGAAAATATGGAATTCCTTACAGAAGAAGAATACCTTGATATCATGGAAACTCTTCCTGTAGAAAACCAGTATCTTGATGATTCTGATCCAAATAAATTCATCGCCAGAATGGGTGCTGAAGCTGTAGAAGATCTGTTAAAAAGAATCGATCTTGATGCATTGTCTTTCGACTTGAGACACAAAGCTCACAACGAAGGTTCTAAACAAAGAAGAACAGAAGCTCTTAAAAGATTGAACGTTGTAGAAGCATTAAGAGGTGCTAATACAAGAATGATCAACAGACCAGAGTGGATGATCATGCGTGTACTTCCTGTTATCCCACCAGAATTAAGACCATTAGTTCCATTGGATGGAGGACGTTTCGCAACTTCTGATTTGAATGACCTTTATAGAAGAGTAATTATCAGAAATAACCGTTTGAAGAGATTATTGGAGATCAAAGCTCCTGAAGTAATCTTAAGAAACGAGAAGCGTATGCTTCAGGAATCTGTAGATTCATTATTCGATAACACAAGGAAATCTTCTGCAGTAAAATCTGAATCAAACAGACCATTGAAATCACTTTCTGATTCATTGAAAGGTAAGCAAGGTCGTTTCCGTCAGAACTTACTAGGGAAAAGGGTAGATTACTCTGCGCGTTCGGTAATTGTTGTAGGTCCAAACTTACAGCTTCACGAATGTGGTATTCCTAAAGATATGGCAGCTGAACTTTACAAACCATTTATCATTAGAAAACTAATTGAAAGAGGGATTGTAAAAACTGTAAAATCTGCAAAAAGAATCATTGATAGAAAAGAACCAGTAGTTTATGATATCCTTGAAAACGTGATGAAAGGACACCCTGTTCTATTGAACAGAGCACCTACGCTTCACAGACTAGGTATCCAGGCTTTCCAACCTAAGATGATCGAAGGTAAGGCAATCCAGCTACACCCGTTGGTAACAACAGCATTCAACGCCGATTTCGATGGTGACCAGATGGCGGTACACTTACCGTTAGGACCAGAGGCAATCCTTGAAGCTCAGTTATTGATGTTAGGTTCTCAAAACATTTTGAACCCTGCAAACGGTTCTCCAATTACAGTACCTTCTCAGGACATGGTTCTTGGTCTTTATTTCATGACTAAAGAATTGAGCTCTACAGAAGATATGAAAGTAAAAGGTGAAGGTCTTGCATTCTATTCTCCTGAGGAAGCGGAAATCGCTTATGCTGAAGGTAGAGTTTCTTTAAATGCTAAGGTAAGATGTAGACTACCTGTTAAAGAAGATGGAGTAATAGTAACAAGATTGATCGAAACTTCTGTAGGTAGAATTTTATTCAACCAGATTGTACCTAAGCAGGTAGGATATATCAATGAACTTCTTACTAAGAAATCATTGAGAAACGTTATCGGTAAGATCCTTGCTGATACAGATTTCCCTACAACTGTGAAGTTCCTTGATGCAATGAAAGATTTAGGATATTCAAATGCATTCAAAGGAGGTCTTTCATTCTCACTTGGGGATATTGTAGTTCCTGTTGAGAAAAAGCAGATGATTGCTTCTTCAATTGAAACTGTAGATGAAATTAGAGCTAACTATAACATGGGTCTAATTACCGATACAGAACGTTATAATCAGGTAATCGACGTTTGGACAAATACCAACGCCGGATTAACTGAAATGATCATGAGCAGAATGAAAACTGACCAAGGTGGGTTCAACTCTGTATATATGATGCTTGACTCTGGAGCGAGGGGTTCTAAAGAACAGATCCGTCAGTTATCAGGGATGAGAGGTTTGATGGCAAAACCGCAAAAAGCCGGTTCTACCGGAGCGGAGATCATCGAAAACCCGATCCTTGCAAACTTTAAGGAAGGTCTTTCGATTCTAGAGTACTTTATCTCTACCCACGGTGCTCGTAAGGGTCTTGCGGATACCGCTCTTAAGACAGCCGATGCTGGTTACTTAACGAGAAGATTGGTAGACGTTGCACAGGACGTTATCGTTACAGAAGACGACTGTGGAACACTGAGAGGTACAGAAGTTACTGCACTTAAGAAAAATGACGAGATCGTTGAAAGAATCTCTGAAAGAATCTTAGGTAGAGTATCTCTTCATAATATTTACGATCCTGAAACTGACGAGCTTATTGCAAGCGCAGATCAGGTGATCATTGAAGCATTGGCGAAAAGAATCGAAGAAGCTGGATTAGAAGCTGTTGAGGTTCGTTCACCATTAACTTGTGAAGCTAAGAAAGGTATCTGTGCTAAATGTTACGGTAGAAACTTAGCAACAGGTAAAGTGATCCACATGGGTGAAGCGGTAGGTGTAATTGCAGCACAGTCAATTGGGGAACCAGGTACTCAGCTTACGTTGAGAACCTTCCACCAAGGGGGTACTGCAGGAAACGTATCAGAAAACCCATCTATTGTTGCAAGAAGAGATGGTATCGTTGAAATGGATGAAGTAAGAACTATTACTTCTGAAGATGAAAACGGTAATACTGCTGAAGTTGTAGTTTCCCGTTCAACAGAATTCAGATTAGTTGCTGATAATGAGTTCAGAACTCCATTAATGGTAGCTAACGTACCTTACGGATCTATATTAGCTGTAAAACCAGGTGATAAAGTGAAGAAAGGAGATACAATCTGTAGATGGGATCCATATAACGCGGTAATTATTGCAGAAACTTCAGGTAAGGTAGAATACGAGGATATCATCCAGGGTATTTCATTCCAGCTTGAAATTGACGAACAGACAGGATTCGAAGAGAAAGTAATCTCTGAATCTAGAAATAAGAAAGCCGTACCTACCTTGAAAGTGGTAGACTCTAAAGGTGTTGAGCAGAAAGCTTACAACTTACCGGTAGGAGCCCACTTAATGGTTAACGATGGTGAAAAAATTAAGGCCGGTAAAGTCTTAATCAAAATCCCAAGAAAATCTGCAAAAGCAGGGGATATCACCGGAGGTCTTCCGAGAGTTACCGAATTATTTGAAGCAAGAAACCCTTCAAACCCAGCGGTTGTTACTGAAATCGACGGGGTAGTTTCTTACGGAAAAATTAAGAGAGGTAACCGTGAACTTATTGTTGAAGCGAAAACTGGAGAAAGAAAAATTTACTTAGTTAAATTATCAAACCAGATCTTAGTACAGGAGAATGACTTCGTAAGAGCAGGTTCTCCGCTTTCTGACGGTTCTATCACACCAGAAGATATCTTAAGAATTAAAGGTCCAACAGCAGTTCAGGAATACTTAGTAAACGAGATCCAGGAAGTTTACCGTCTACAAGGGGTAAAAATCGACGACAAGCACTTCGAAATTATCGTAAGACAGATGATGACGAAAGTATCTATCGTAGATGGAGGTGATACTCAATTCCTTGAAGGAGCTCTTGAGCACAAGTATGATTTCTTGGAAGAAAACAACAGAGTATTCGGTCTTAAAGTAGTAGTAGATGCTGGTGATTCTAAAGAATTCATGCCAGGTCAGATGATTACTGCAAGAGAATTAAGAGATGAAAACTCTAAGTTGAAGCGTGAAGATTTAAGTCTTGTAGAAGTAAGAGAAGCTCTTCCTGCTACAGCAACTCCTGTACTACAAGGTATTACAAGAGCAGCCCTTCAGACTAAGTCATTCATGTCTGCAGCATCGTTCCAGGAAACTACTAAAGTTCTTAACGAAGCAGCTGTTGCTGGTAAAGTAGACGATCTTAACGGTCTTAAAGAAAATGTAATTGTAGGTCACAGAATCCCTGCAGGTACAGGTCTTAAAGAGTATCAGAACGTTATTGTAGGTTCTAAGAAAGAATTCGAAGACCTTAACTAAAATTAATGATTTGAAATTTGGGATTTGAAATTATTTTTATATTTTCACAATCTCAAATTTCGAATTTTAAAAACATAATTTATAACAATGGACAACAATCAAAATCCACAAGACGGAAACATCAACATCGAATTAAACGAAATGGTAGCTGCTGGTATCTATGCTAACCTAGCTTTAGTAAACCACTCTCCATCTGAATTTGTAGTAGACTTTATTCAGTTGATGCCAGGTGTTCAGCAAGCTAAAGTAAGATCAAGAGTTATTCTTGCTCCACTTCACGCTAAAAGAGTATTAAACGCTCTTCAACAGAACATCGCTAACTACGAGCAGCAGTTCGGAGAAATCAAAGAAGTTGAGCCTTTCGTATTAGGAGGAAACAACGTTCAAGCGTAAGATTTCTTTTTTACAATAAAATAAGAATGCCCTGGTTTTTACCAGGGCATTTTTTATGAGGTAAACCATGCAGCAGAAATGAAAATTGAATCTGTTTAATTGTTAATTTTATTTAATAAGATAAAAATATATAATAACCATTCATCAATTTTATATCTTTGTTTGAGAAAAAGTATAAAATATAAGATATGATTGATAAAGCATTCGCTGTGGGCAAATTTGGCTTTTTAGGTGCTGATTTTTTATCTGAGCTGGAAAAACATGCTGTTGCAATTGATATAAAAGCCAAAACCGAAATCATAAGAGAAGGGCAGAAAAATAAGTTTGTGCCTTTCCTGATAAAAGGCTCTATCAAGGTTTTTACTCTTAATGATGGCAGAGAACTTATCTACTATTATATTAAACCCAAAGACAGCTGCCTTATGACTTTTTCATCTATTCTTACAGATTATGTCAGCAGGGTATATGCCATCGCTGAAGAAGATTCGGAAGCTATTCTTATCCCCGTTACCATAATGCATGATTGGCTGATAAAATTTCCGGAAATCAATAAACTGTTTTACCATGAATATGACCGTAGATTTTCAGAAGTGATGAATATGGTGAATGATGCAGTATTTCACAGGCTGGATAAAAGAGTCCTGAATTATATCAAACAGCAGATTTCATCCACAGGAAACAATCCCATTAAGATAACCCATCGTGAAATTGCCAATAGTTTGGGAACTTCCAGGGAAGTAGTGAGCAGAGTTTTGAAAAAAATTGAAAGCGAAGGTGAAATTGTTCAGACCAAAGAAGGGATAAAAGTACCTGTAAATGAAAATGTTAGAATAATCTAATTCTAATTGTTTGAAAAGTTTATTTTCATCATCGATAAAAACAATTTGGATGGTGACTTTTATCACCTGTTTTTGAATTGAGAACTCGATAAGTTTGTTATATCATAATTTAATTCAAATTGTATATGACGAAAACTCTCTTATTTTTGTCAGTATTTGCATCAGGTCTTGTCTTTGCACAGGAAGATCTGCTGAAAGATATTGACACGGTGAAAACCAACACAGAAACTTCACAACCCGCCTTCAAAGCTCTTCAGATTGTTACGGGACAATCTACAAAACTGGCCGCCAAAAAAGAATGGTACATTGTCGTTGCCCACAGATTTGGAGATATAAGCGCAGGGTTTAAAGACTTTTTCGGTCTGGATCATGCTTCAACCAAATTAGGTGTTATCTATGGTATTTCAGATGCTGTCTCCGTAAGCCTTTCCAGAGAAACGAATATGAAAACGTTTGAAGGTGCAGTGAAATATAGACTGGCAAGACAAAACGAAAACTTCCCGGTGGATATTGTGGGGTACAATGTAATGGGTGCCAATACTGAACTGGATAAAGATAATTATCCACACCTTAAATTCAGTGACAGACTTTCTTATCTTACACAGGCATTGATCTCAAGAAGGT of the Chryseobacterium viscerum genome contains:
- a CDS encoding Crp/Fnr family transcriptional regulator, translated to MIDKAFAVGKFGFLGADFLSELEKHAVAIDIKAKTEIIREGQKNKFVPFLIKGSIKVFTLNDGRELIYYYIKPKDSCLMTFSSILTDYVSRVYAIAEEDSEAILIPVTIMHDWLIKFPEINKLFYHEYDRRFSEVMNMVNDAVFHRLDKRVLNYIKQQISSTGNNPIKITHREIANSLGTSREVVSRVLKKIESEGEIVQTKEGIKVPVNENVRII
- a CDS encoding DUF5777 family beta-barrel protein, translating into MTKTLLFLSVFASGLVFAQEDLLKDIDTVKTNTETSQPAFKALQIVTGQSTKLAAKKEWYIVVAHRFGDISAGFKDFFGLDHASTKLGVIYGISDAVSVSLSRETNMKTFEGAVKYRLARQNENFPVDIVGYNVMGANTELDKDNYPHLKFSDRLSYLTQALISRRFNDKLSLQITPSFVHKNLYEPTIENKNQFLAGLGGRYKISKRVSVNAEYFVNFDDHSFYKNPLSLGVDIETGGHVFQLLLTNSQINSDIGYLTNATGAWGKGHIFFGFNLYRVF